In one Candidatus Peribacter riflensis genomic region, the following are encoded:
- a CDS encoding large subunit ribosomal protein L19 — protein MVHQILHEQAERFASKHPEIKPGYTVRVHEQIQDEEGGKGRIQIFEGLVIGVHNGHVPTDRTITVRRIASGVGVEKNFPLSSAVVKKIEVKKVAAVRRAKLNFLRGRLGKSARLSERFTTAEEFSIAAAPEPVKEEVSAAETVKEEKKTE, from the coding sequence ATGGTTCATCAGATTCTCCACGAGCAGGCCGAGCGGTTCGCTTCCAAGCATCCCGAGATCAAACCCGGGTACACCGTGCGTGTGCACGAGCAGATTCAGGATGAGGAGGGCGGCAAGGGGCGCATTCAGATCTTCGAGGGGCTCGTGATCGGCGTGCATAACGGGCATGTCCCCACCGATCGCACGATCACGGTTCGCCGGATTGCGTCGGGGGTCGGGGTCGAGAAAAACTTTCCGCTCTCGTCCGCCGTCGTGAAGAAAATCGAGGTGAAGAAGGTGGCAGCTGTCCGCCGCGCGAAGCTCAATTTCCTCCGCGGCCGTCTGGGCAAGTCCGCCCGCTTAAGCGAGCGCTTCACGACTGCTGAGGAATTTTCCATTGCAGCAGCCCCAGAGCCGGTCAAGGAAGAGGTGTCTGCCGCTGAGACTGTGAAAGAGGAAAAAAAGACAGAGTAG
- a CDS encoding UDP-N-acetylmuramate--alanine ligase has protein sequence MKIYCSGIGGIGLSAYAAYQKSRGHDVLGSDRADSAIVRDLRGQGITVSLKQDGSAVPDDLDLFVYSEAVPEGSPERVRAAALGVKQQSYFQALGDLSRGQRVIAVAGTHGKSSTTAMAARVLIEAGLDPSVIVGTKLRELNGRNWRNGGSDLFLVEACEYRRSFHFLSPSFILLTNADGDHFDYYRSQQEYEQAFVDFVKRLPPDGPVITHGQDAVCTAIVAHGARRLIDADVLPLPALSTPGLHMQQNAQLVLALAEELQLKREQMLASLAGYAGCWRRMEVRGETKEGVTVIDDYGHHPTEIRATLQALLQAYPGRRLVVVFQPHTHDRTLKLYEAFTRAFEGASVVIIPTIYDVRRSMDSGMVDVERFVSAIGQESHVEALYGRSLEETATLLTQMVLRPRDVLLTLGAGDITELAEKMIER, from the coding sequence ATGAAGATCTACTGCAGTGGCATCGGCGGGATAGGGCTCTCGGCCTATGCGGCCTACCAGAAGAGTCGCGGACACGATGTGCTTGGCAGCGACCGCGCCGATTCCGCCATCGTGCGGGATCTGAGAGGGCAGGGGATCACCGTGTCTCTGAAGCAGGATGGTTCGGCCGTACCGGACGACCTCGACCTCTTCGTGTACTCCGAGGCGGTGCCCGAAGGCAGCCCCGAGCGGGTGCGCGCCGCGGCACTCGGGGTGAAGCAGCAGTCGTACTTTCAGGCGCTCGGAGATCTCTCTCGCGGACAGCGGGTGATCGCCGTCGCCGGCACGCACGGCAAATCATCCACCACCGCGATGGCGGCGCGCGTGCTCATCGAAGCGGGGCTCGATCCCAGCGTGATCGTCGGCACGAAGCTCCGCGAGCTCAATGGCCGCAACTGGCGCAACGGAGGAAGCGACCTCTTTCTCGTCGAGGCATGCGAGTACCGCAGGTCCTTTCACTTTCTCTCTCCGTCATTCATCCTCCTCACCAATGCGGACGGCGATCATTTCGACTACTACCGGTCGCAGCAGGAGTACGAGCAGGCGTTCGTGGATTTCGTGAAGCGTCTGCCTCCGGATGGCCCGGTGATCACGCATGGCCAAGATGCCGTCTGCACGGCGATTGTCGCTCACGGCGCACGTCGGCTGATCGATGCGGATGTCTTGCCGCTGCCGGCTCTCTCCACTCCCGGCCTTCACATGCAGCAGAATGCGCAGCTCGTTCTGGCGCTCGCGGAGGAGCTTCAACTCAAGCGCGAACAGATGCTGGCCTCGCTCGCGGGCTATGCCGGATGCTGGCGGCGGATGGAAGTGCGTGGCGAGACGAAAGAGGGCGTGACGGTCATCGATGACTACGGGCACCATCCCACCGAGATCCGTGCGACGTTGCAGGCACTCTTGCAGGCGTATCCCGGTCGACGGCTTGTGGTCGTCTTCCAGCCGCACACGCACGACCGCACGCTCAAATTGTATGAGGCATTCACGCGCGCTTTCGAAGGAGCCTCGGTCGTCATCATCCCGACTATCTACGATGTCCGCCGCTCGATGGACAGCGGAATGGTTGATGTGGAGCGATTCGTCTCCGCCATTGGTCAGGAAAGTCACGTTGAAGCACTGTATGGCCGATCCCTCGAGGAGACCGCAACGCTCCTCACGCAGATGGTTCTCAGGCCGCGCGATGTGCTCCTCACGCTCGGAGCGGGGGATATCACGGAATTGGCAGAGAAGATGATTGAGAGATAG
- a CDS encoding transglutaminase domain-containing protein, which produces MGVDQPFDASAQFQEMLRRFRALSEVQGRRAVYEFVRDIAYGDIGSRSAFDVLLARKGTCSGKHALLKMFFESLGYRVQNWFAEHDFGSFPIHPWPPELREFQGKTIPDFHDFLKVHIAGQWTTVDAVFDAEIVRLGFPALQWDGQKDMKLPVRALRVFPAEEPVEDHKKALIASLAQEMQTLRKTFLSLLTSWLERERLKS; this is translated from the coding sequence ATGGGAGTGGATCAGCCTTTCGATGCCTCGGCTCAGTTTCAGGAAATGCTTCGCCGCTTTCGTGCACTGTCGGAGGTGCAGGGCCGCAGAGCCGTGTACGAATTTGTCAGGGATATTGCGTATGGAGATATCGGATCAAGGAGCGCGTTTGATGTTTTGCTGGCCCGAAAGGGTACGTGCAGCGGCAAGCATGCTCTTCTCAAGATGTTCTTCGAGAGTCTTGGATATAGAGTCCAGAATTGGTTTGCCGAGCATGATTTTGGATCATTTCCGATTCATCCCTGGCCGCCGGAACTCAGGGAATTCCAGGGGAAGACTATCCCCGATTTCCACGATTTTCTGAAGGTGCACATCGCGGGTCAATGGACCACTGTCGATGCCGTATTCGATGCGGAGATCGTTCGTTTGGGTTTTCCGGCGCTTCAGTGGGATGGGCAGAAGGACATGAAACTTCCCGTTCGCGCTCTGCGAGTGTTTCCCGCAGAAGAACCGGTGGAGGACCACAAAAAAGCACTGATCGCATCTCTCGCTCAAGAGATGCAGACACTGCGTAAGACATTTCTTTCATTGCTCACATCCTGGTTAGAAAGAGAGAGATTGAAATCATGA
- a CDS encoding GTP-binding protein LepA, translated as MEIRNFCIIAHIDHGKSTLADRMIEATGTLQKREMKEQLLDMMDLERERGITIKLTPVRMGWKGIQLNLIDTPGHTDFRYEVSRSLVACEGAILLVDCSQGIQAQTLAVLTMAMECNLTIIPVLNKIDLPAADPERVSEEVMKLLGCEKEEILRISAKEGRGVTEVLDRVVQLVPPPKKFAQSGGARALIFDAVMDPYRGAVAYVRVVEGTFTKGDKAHLLGTKTPVEVLDLGHFSPKYASDPALAEGEIGYIVTGSKDVRSVRTGDTVASTEGLQALPGYTEVQPMVFAGLYPSEADNYPDLREALEKLALNDAALKFEPEHNAALGNGFRCGFLGLLHMDIVQERLEREHDCDLIITAPSVLYEVKLAVRRPAEVVRASLLKVDEPDTARISNPADFPDPSCIAEVREPWVKLEIVCRAQDIGAAMTLIGDRRGIQLDLSYLDADRALLTFEVPLQAIVLDFFDLLKSATSGYGSMSYDPIGYRAGDLVKLQILLLGESADALSTIVHRSEAHHVGAVIAKKLKEVMPKQQFQIPIQAAIGGKIVARETVAAYRKDVTGYLYGGDVTRKNKLLEKQKKGKKRMKKMGRVTLTQEAFLTVLKRS; from the coding sequence ATGGAAATCCGTAACTTCTGCATTATCGCGCATATCGATCATGGCAAATCTACTCTTGCCGACCGTATGATCGAGGCCACGGGCACGCTGCAGAAGCGCGAGATGAAAGAGCAGCTCCTCGATATGATGGATCTGGAGCGTGAGCGCGGCATCACGATTAAATTGACCCCGGTGCGCATGGGCTGGAAAGGAATCCAATTGAACCTCATCGACACGCCCGGGCATACCGATTTCCGCTACGAGGTGAGCCGTAGTCTTGTGGCGTGCGAGGGTGCCATTCTGCTCGTTGATTGCTCGCAGGGCATTCAGGCCCAGACGCTCGCTGTGCTGACGATGGCGATGGAATGTAACCTCACAATTATTCCCGTGCTCAATAAGATCGATCTGCCTGCGGCGGATCCTGAACGGGTGAGCGAAGAAGTGATGAAGTTGCTCGGCTGTGAGAAGGAAGAGATCCTGCGGATTTCGGCAAAAGAGGGCAGGGGAGTCACCGAGGTTCTCGACAGGGTGGTGCAGCTGGTTCCGCCCCCCAAAAAGTTCGCTCAGTCGGGCGGAGCACGCGCACTCATCTTCGATGCGGTGATGGATCCGTACCGCGGGGCCGTCGCCTACGTACGCGTGGTCGAGGGCACATTTACGAAAGGGGACAAGGCGCACCTGCTGGGGACCAAAACTCCCGTCGAGGTCTTGGATCTGGGGCACTTCTCTCCCAAGTACGCATCGGACCCCGCTCTCGCGGAAGGTGAGATCGGCTACATCGTCACGGGGTCGAAAGATGTCCGCTCGGTCCGTACGGGAGACACCGTGGCATCCACAGAAGGTCTGCAGGCTCTGCCCGGGTACACGGAGGTGCAGCCCATGGTTTTCGCCGGGCTCTATCCGTCGGAGGCCGACAACTATCCAGACCTGCGCGAGGCGCTCGAGAAGCTGGCCCTCAACGATGCCGCCCTCAAATTTGAGCCGGAGCACAATGCGGCGCTGGGCAACGGATTCCGGTGCGGATTTTTGGGTCTGCTCCACATGGATATCGTGCAGGAGCGACTGGAGCGCGAGCATGACTGCGATCTCATCATCACCGCGCCGAGCGTGCTCTACGAGGTGAAGCTTGCGGTTCGCCGTCCCGCGGAAGTGGTGCGTGCCAGCCTGCTCAAAGTGGACGAGCCTGATACGGCGCGCATCAGCAATCCCGCCGACTTTCCCGATCCCTCGTGCATCGCCGAAGTGCGCGAGCCGTGGGTGAAGCTCGAGATCGTGTGCAGGGCACAGGATATCGGCGCGGCCATGACGCTCATCGGGGATCGCCGCGGCATCCAGTTGGACTTGAGCTACCTCGATGCCGATCGTGCCCTCCTCACTTTCGAGGTGCCGCTGCAGGCAATCGTCCTCGACTTCTTCGACCTCCTCAAGTCCGCCACCTCCGGCTACGGCTCCATGAGTTACGATCCCATCGGTTACCGGGCGGGAGACCTCGTGAAGCTTCAGATTCTTCTGCTCGGTGAGAGCGCCGATGCGCTCTCGACTATTGTGCATCGCAGTGAAGCGCACCATGTGGGTGCGGTGATCGCAAAGAAGCTCAAGGAGGTCATGCCCAAGCAACAGTTCCAGATTCCCATTCAGGCCGCTATTGGCGGCAAGATCGTCGCGCGCGAGACGGTGGCAGCCTACCGCAAAGACGTGACGGGGTACCTCTACGGCGGGGATGTGACGCGCAAGAATAAGCTCCTCGAGAAGCAGAAGAAGGGCAAGAAGCGCATGAAGAAGATGGGCCGGGTGACGTTGACACAGGAGGCATTTCTGACCGTGCTGAAGCGATCGTAG
- a CDS encoding polysaccharide pyruvyl transferase CsaB, producing MHTRHCRSSTVLTVTIRPLSGCSPEYAYRPLYTALVRYVLVGNYGVGNFGDEALREYFLRAFPEGEWLVLSAHRKTGELPRLSAGFRSLFLTPWWRTLRALRSSDGLVFGGGTLFTDIESVGACLLWWWHAFVCWMLRKPFFLAFQGIGPFRTRVGEWCARWTVRHARFVSVRDDATFQRVQSWKMNTKIIQTADPALSLFKAENNSSSSQKLLVIIPRGNSSIPFNERATALRNSESWDAVHILSLQPEDRAEQHVCRSIAGALSLPESAIIAVGSVEALIAEVSGAQLVLAERYHGALAALALGVPCEAVPQAEGDKLSSLSGLSAPALSALLSDGENALRKVLFPVFSESGRIQL from the coding sequence ATGCATACGAGACATTGTCGCAGTTCGACAGTGCTCACTGTGACAATTCGCCCCCTTTCCGGATGTTCCCCGGAATATGCATACCGTCCACTGTATACTGCGCTCGTGCGGTATGTGCTTGTCGGGAACTACGGCGTAGGCAATTTCGGGGACGAGGCGCTCCGGGAGTACTTTCTTCGTGCGTTCCCGGAAGGGGAATGGCTCGTGCTCTCTGCGCATCGAAAGACAGGGGAATTGCCCCGCCTGTCTGCCGGTTTCCGCTCACTATTCCTCACGCCCTGGTGGAGGACCCTCCGGGCGCTTCGTTCGAGCGACGGTCTCGTCTTCGGCGGAGGAACGCTCTTCACGGATATCGAGTCTGTGGGGGCCTGCCTGCTGTGGTGGTGGCATGCGTTCGTCTGTTGGATGCTCCGTAAGCCCTTCTTCCTCGCCTTTCAGGGGATCGGTCCTTTCCGCACGAGGGTGGGGGAGTGGTGCGCGCGGTGGACCGTGCGTCATGCGCGCTTTGTGAGCGTGCGGGATGACGCAACATTTCAGCGTGTGCAATCATGGAAGATGAATACAAAAATTATTCAAACAGCTGACCCTGCACTTTCTCTATTTAAAGCGGAAAACAACAGCAGCAGTTCACAAAAATTGCTCGTTATTATTCCGCGTGGAAACTCCTCGATTCCATTCAATGAGCGGGCGACTGCGCTTAGAAATTCCGAGTCATGGGACGCGGTACATATTCTCTCGCTCCAGCCGGAGGACCGGGCGGAGCAACATGTCTGCCGGTCTATCGCCGGTGCACTCTCTCTCCCCGAGTCTGCGATCATTGCAGTTGGCTCTGTTGAGGCATTGATTGCAGAAGTTTCCGGAGCACAGTTGGTCCTTGCCGAGCGCTATCACGGCGCACTGGCGGCTCTGGCGCTCGGTGTTCCCTGCGAGGCGGTACCACAAGCGGAGGGGGACAAACTCTCTTCGCTCTCCGGACTCTCTGCCCCGGCCCTTTCCGCACTGCTCTCAGACGGAGAGAACGCGCTTCGGAAGGTTCTATTCCCAGTATTCAGCGAATCTGGTAGAATACAGTTGTGA
- a CDS encoding large subunit ribosomal protein L27 encodes MAHKKAGGSTSNGRDSVAKRRGVKRSGGQIVSAGEVLIRQKGYWYRPGANTHLGKDWTIHANCDGRVRFSEKRVTKFSGRREQSTFVHVEPVKA; translated from the coding sequence ATGGCACATAAGAAAGCAGGAGGCTCTACAAGCAACGGCCGGGACAGTGTCGCCAAACGCAGAGGCGTGAAGCGTTCTGGCGGCCAGATCGTATCCGCCGGCGAGGTGCTCATTCGTCAGAAAGGGTACTGGTACCGGCCCGGCGCCAACACGCACCTGGGCAAGGATTGGACGATTCATGCGAATTGCGACGGCCGTGTCCGCTTCTCTGAGAAACGCGTGACGAAATTCAGCGGTCGCCGCGAACAGAGCACCTTCGTGCACGTGGAGCCCGTGAAGGCATAG